One part of the Verrucomicrobiota bacterium genome encodes these proteins:
- the rpsD gene encoding 30S ribosomal protein S4, translating to MARYTGPRTRINRKFGLPIFGPDKYLERRNYGPGVHGPKSRRKHSDYGVGLNEKQKFRYFYGLLERQFRKVYEQAVRRRGVTGEQMLQILETRLDNVVFHLGLSNTRSGARQMVGHGHIKVNGRKVSIPSYSLKVNDIIEVKDHNVSRQMAVKSLETATSRNVPDWLSLNKEAFRGTVMRIPSQQEIQPIANMQMVVEFYSR from the coding sequence ATGGCTCGCTATACTGGTCCACGAACTCGCATTAATCGTAAATTTGGTCTGCCCATTTTTGGGCCGGACAAATATCTGGAACGCCGCAATTACGGTCCCGGCGTTCATGGTCCCAAATCCCGCCGCAAACATTCGGATTACGGCGTGGGCTTGAATGAAAAGCAGAAATTTCGTTATTTCTATGGTCTGCTGGAACGCCAATTCCGCAAGGTGTACGAGCAGGCTGTGCGCCGCCGTGGTGTCACTGGCGAACAGATGCTCCAAATTTTGGAGACGCGGCTCGACAACGTGGTTTTCCACCTCGGACTCTCCAACACTCGTTCTGGTGCCCGGCAGATGGTTGGCCATGGGCACATCAAGGTCAATGGCCGCAAGGTCAGTATCCCCTCCTATTCGCTCAAGGTGAATGATATCATCGAGGTCAAAGACCATAACGTCTCCCGCCAGATGGCGGTGAAAAGTTTGGAAACGGCCACCAGTCGTAACGTGCCGGATTGGCTTTCCCTGAATAAGGAAGCGTTTCGCGGTACCGTGATGCGTATTCCCTCCCAGCAGGAAATCCAGCCGATTGCGAACATGCAAATGGTGGTTGAATTTTATTCCCGCTAA
- the rpsK gene encoding 30S ribosomal protein S11, with product MSEEKQDKKPAPQKKEGKLEAAQTPKGQDKAADKGAEKTAKKDKAALAPDTGAKPEETVVAAAPGVPVAATAPTAAELLGDDMASKKVVKAKGSKNIVSGVAHITATFNNTHVSVTDMQGNVLGWATAGRVGYKGSRKSTAFAAQQVAQEAARQAMAHGLREVEIRVSGPGSGRESAIRALQAIGLEISVIKDVTPIPHNGCRPRKKRRV from the coding sequence ATGTCTGAAGAGAAACAAGATAAGAAACCCGCGCCCCAGAAAAAGGAAGGGAAGCTCGAAGCCGCCCAAACTCCAAAAGGGCAGGATAAAGCCGCCGACAAGGGCGCCGAAAAAACCGCAAAGAAGGATAAGGCTGCCCTAGCCCCGGACACCGGCGCCAAACCTGAGGAAACTGTTGTGGCCGCCGCTCCCGGCGTTCCCGTTGCCGCTACTGCTCCCACCGCTGCGGAATTGCTGGGCGACGATATGGCCAGCAAGAAGGTGGTCAAGGCCAAGGGTTCAAAGAATATTGTCAGTGGCGTTGCGCACATCACCGCAACGTTTAATAACACGCATGTCAGTGTCACGGATATGCAGGGGAATGTGCTCGGTTGGGCAACCGCCGGGCGCGTGGGCTATAAAGGATCGCGTAAAAGCACGGCTTTCGCCGCCCAGCAGGTGGCGCAGGAAGCCGCTCGCCAGGCGATGGCGCACGGTTTGCGCGAGGTGGAAATTCGCGTCAGCGGGCCGGGTTCCGGACGGGAGTCCGCTATCCGCGCTCTGCAGGCCATCGGCTTGGAAATTTCGGTCATCAAGGATGTTACGCCCATCCCTCATAATGGTTGTCGTCCGCGCAAGAAACGCCGCGTCTAA
- the rpsM gene encoding 30S ribosomal protein S13, with translation MARIIGVEIPGEKRIEIALRYVYGIGPTNALEILKKAGIPLGIRAKELTEQQLSQIVHAIQEGKYVIEGDLRREIGLNLKRLQVIKSYRGIRHLRGLPVRGQRTQTNARTRKGPRKTVGVTRNPNAKTGIH, from the coding sequence ATGGCACGTATCATTGGTGTTGAAATTCCGGGTGAAAAGCGCATCGAAATTGCGCTCCGTTATGTGTACGGCATCGGCCCGACGAACGCTTTGGAAATCCTGAAAAAGGCGGGGATTCCCTTGGGAATCCGCGCCAAGGAGTTAACCGAGCAGCAACTCTCGCAGATTGTCCATGCCATTCAAGAGGGCAAGTACGTCATTGAGGGTGATTTACGCCGCGAAATCGGTTTAAATCTCAAGCGCCTGCAGGTCATCAAATCGTATCGTGGCATCCGGCATCTGCGCGGTTTGCCCGTGCGCGGTCAACGCACCCAAACCAATGCGCGCACCCGCAAGGGGCCGCGCAAGACCGTCGGTGTCACTCGCAACCCGAACGCCAAGACCGGCATTCATTAA
- the rpmJ gene encoding 50S ribosomal protein L36, protein MKVRASVKKLCENCKIVRRKGVIRVICSNPRHKQRQG, encoded by the coding sequence ATGAAAGTGCGCGCGTCAGTAAAAAAACTGTGTGAAAATTGCAAGATCGTCCGGCGTAAGGGCGTGATTCGGGTTATTTGCTCGAATCCGCGTCACAAACAACGCCAGGGTTAA
- a CDS encoding translation initiation factor IF-1: MHGENVIRAEGTVEEILSERLCRVVLANGHRFYGHLPKRAVVAGVRFAVGEKVMAAMSPCDLSKGRLEWKKE; the protein is encoded by the coding sequence GTGCATGGCGAAAATGTCATCCGCGCCGAAGGCACGGTAGAAGAGATTTTGTCGGAGCGGTTATGCCGCGTGGTGTTGGCGAACGGCCACCGCTTCTATGGCCACCTGCCGAAACGGGCGGTGGTTGCGGGAGTACGGTTTGCCGTCGGGGAAAAAGTGATGGCAGCGATGTCGCCCTGCGATTTATCCAAAGGGCGGTTGGAATGGAAGAAAGAATAA
- the map gene encoding type I methionyl aminopeptidase — MIVIKSERDLEAMRPACQIARAVLEETLAVAQPGMTTRDLDNFAAERIQSYGARSAFLGYRVGAMKYPCHTCISVNEQVVHGLAGDRRLVFGDLVSLDVGVFYNGYIGDNARTVAVGGCDLRAQQLLDVTEQALAQGIGKALAGNRVVDISRAVQQFVESSGFSVVREFVGHGVGRQMHEEPQVPNFVEPGKSSPKLRAGMTIAIEPMVNAGRPDVKRLKDGWTVVTADGQLSAHFENTVLVTESEPEILTCMAKMSSAPKAR; from the coding sequence ATGATCGTGATAAAAAGCGAACGGGATTTGGAGGCTATGCGACCGGCCTGCCAGATTGCGCGGGCTGTGTTGGAAGAAACGTTGGCGGTGGCGCAGCCGGGCATGACCACCCGGGACTTGGATAACTTTGCTGCGGAGCGGATCCAAAGTTATGGCGCGCGGAGCGCGTTTTTGGGATACCGGGTTGGGGCGATGAAGTATCCGTGCCATACTTGCATTTCCGTGAACGAGCAGGTGGTGCATGGGTTGGCGGGTGATCGTCGGTTGGTCTTTGGGGATTTGGTAAGCTTGGATGTGGGTGTTTTTTATAATGGATATATTGGGGATAACGCTCGGACGGTGGCGGTGGGCGGATGTGATCTGCGAGCGCAGCAGTTGCTTGATGTGACAGAACAAGCGCTCGCACAAGGGATCGGGAAGGCGCTGGCGGGTAACCGGGTGGTGGATATATCCCGTGCCGTTCAGCAGTTTGTGGAAAGCAGTGGATTTAGTGTCGTGCGGGAATTTGTCGGGCACGGTGTGGGACGGCAAATGCACGAAGAGCCGCAGGTGCCTAATTTTGTGGAACCCGGCAAATCGTCGCCTAAACTGAGGGCAGGGATGACCATTGCGATTGAACCGATGGTGAATGCGGGACGGCCGGACGTAAAACGTTTGAAAGATGGCTGGACAGTAGTGACGGCGGATGGTCAACTGTCTGCTCATTTCGAGAACACGGTGCTGGTCACCGAGTCCGAACCTGAGATATTAACGTGCATGGCGAAAATGTCATCCGCGCCGAAGGCACGGTAG